The Arachis hypogaea cultivar Tifrunner chromosome 14, arahy.Tifrunner.gnm2.J5K5, whole genome shotgun sequence genome has a segment encoding these proteins:
- the LOC112744385 gene encoding uncharacterized protein → MYWLGAGAMQLNFATEKHFATEKQRREQLNGKYKILRSLIPSPTKALLQALGDRKGINRFGDFSAPLDEALIHVSLEQKVVTTFSAPNYCYRCGNMASILEVDDCKGHTFILVGARDIFLPGRGWRNHASVCLDRRDTRLGSSKK, encoded by the exons ATGTATTGGCTCGGGGCTGGTGCTATGCAG TTAAACTTTGCAACTGAGAAACATTTTGCAACTGAGAAACAAAGAAGAGAGCAACTGAATGGCAAATACAAAATCCTGAGAAGTCTTATCCCAAGCCCCACAAAG GCTTTGCTACAGGCTCTTGGTGATAGGAAGGGTATTAATCGGTTTGGTGACTTCTCTGCTCCACTTGATGAAGCATTAATACACGTTTCACTG GAACAAAAGGTGGTTACGACTTTCAGTGCACCCAACTACTGTTACCGATGTGGGAACATGGCTTCCATATTGGAGGTTGATGATTGCAAGGGCCACACATTTATCTTG GTTGGTGCAAGAGACATTTTCTTGCCAGGAAGAGGTTGGCGCAACCATGCCTCTGTTTGCCTCGATCGCAGGGACACTCGCTTAGGTTCATCTAAGAAATAG